In Bradyrhizobium sp. CCBAU 051011, the following are encoded in one genomic region:
- a CDS encoding aminotransferase class V-fold PLP-dependent enzyme has translation MLPSQRALFEIPRQICYLNAASYSPLPLRTLEAGRAAVLRKGTPWTLEASFASQQNERARLAAARLINAEASDIALIPSVSYGVATAAKILPIARGTRVIVLENDHSSPVLEWQTRAEAEGFSVETVRQPDDGDWTSAVLAAIERSGAPPVSLASISSVHWSDGGLIDVEKAGAALRRQGAAFLVDATQSTGVLTTDVKRLDPDFVIFPTYKWLLGPYGRAFLYVAKRHQGGIPLEQTASGRRNVRAENAVYFTDPSYVGDARRYDMGERDYFISMEMASIGMEMMVEWGAPAIEQRLTMLTERIAAGVRGIGVSVPDVRLRSPHILSLAFKGGMPAGLVEGLASEGVYVAPRLGRMRISPHVYNDETDVDRFVEALARRLRG, from the coding sequence ATGCTCCCATCACAGCGCGCCTTGTTCGAGATACCGCGCCAGATTTGCTACCTCAATGCCGCCTCTTACAGCCCGCTGCCGCTTCGAACCCTGGAGGCCGGGCGCGCCGCGGTTCTCCGCAAGGGCACACCGTGGACGCTCGAGGCCTCCTTCGCCAGCCAGCAGAATGAGCGCGCGCGCCTTGCTGCCGCCCGGCTGATCAATGCCGAGGCTTCCGATATCGCGCTGATCCCCTCGGTCAGTTACGGCGTTGCGACCGCCGCGAAGATACTGCCGATCGCCCGCGGCACGCGCGTGATCGTGCTGGAAAACGATCACTCCTCGCCGGTGCTCGAATGGCAGACCCGGGCCGAGGCGGAAGGGTTTTCCGTCGAGACGGTTCGGCAACCTGACGATGGCGACTGGACGTCGGCGGTGCTTGCCGCGATCGAACGATCCGGCGCCCCGCCGGTCAGCCTGGCCTCGATCTCATCGGTGCACTGGTCGGACGGCGGCCTAATCGATGTCGAGAAGGCCGGCGCGGCGCTGCGGCGACAGGGCGCTGCCTTCCTTGTCGACGCGACGCAGAGCACCGGCGTGCTGACGACCGACGTGAAGCGCCTTGACCCGGATTTCGTTATCTTCCCGACCTATAAATGGCTGCTCGGCCCTTACGGCCGCGCCTTTCTCTATGTTGCAAAACGCCATCAAGGCGGAATCCCGCTGGAGCAGACCGCGTCCGGCCGCCGCAACGTGCGCGCCGAGAACGCGGTCTATTTCACCGACCCCAGTTACGTCGGCGATGCCCGTCGCTACGACATGGGCGAACGCGATTATTTCATCTCGATGGAGATGGCCTCGATCGGCATGGAGATGATGGTCGAATGGGGAGCGCCCGCCATCGAGCAACGCCTCACGATGCTGACGGAGCGGATCGCGGCGGGCGTGCGCGGCATCGGCGTCAGCGTGCCCGACGTCCGTCTGCGCAGCCCGCATATTCTGAGCCTCGCCTTCAAGGGCGGGATGCCGGCGGGCCTTGTCGAAGGATTGGCAAGCGAGGGCGTCTATGTCGCGCCGCGCCTGGGACGCATGCGCATCTCGCCCCACGTGTACAATGACGAGACTGATGTCGATCGGTTCGTTGAGGCGTTGGCGCGGCGGCTGCGCGGCTGA
- the yghU gene encoding glutathione-dependent disulfide-bond oxidoreductase produces the protein MTDAPVNDPAEYTPPKVWTWNKESGGRFAAINRPIAGPTHEAELPVGRHPFQLYSLATPNGVKVTVMFEELLAAGHSGAEYDAWLIKIDGNQFGSGFVSVNPNSKIPALMDRSGPTPIRVFESGAILMHLAEKFGAFLPAGGEARAECLSWLFWQMGSAPFLGGGFGHFYAYAPTKIEYAIDRYAMEVKRQLDVLDRRLADNEFLAGKDYTIADMATWPWYGALAKGLVYGAGEFLSVHEYKNVQRWTDAIAKRPAVKRGRMVNRISGDPASQLHERHEASDFDTKTQDKIGETAKT, from the coding sequence ATGACCGACGCCCCCGTCAACGATCCCGCCGAATACACCCCGCCAAAAGTCTGGACCTGGAACAAGGAAAGCGGCGGCCGCTTCGCCGCCATCAACCGTCCGATCGCGGGCCCCACGCATGAGGCGGAGTTGCCTGTCGGCCGCCATCCGTTCCAGCTCTATTCGCTGGCGACGCCGAACGGCGTCAAGGTCACCGTGATGTTCGAGGAGCTTCTGGCCGCCGGTCACAGCGGCGCGGAATACGACGCCTGGTTGATCAAGATCGACGGCAACCAGTTCGGCAGCGGCTTTGTCTCGGTCAATCCGAACTCGAAGATCCCTGCGCTGATGGATCGCAGCGGACCGACGCCAATCCGGGTGTTTGAATCAGGCGCGATCCTGATGCATCTGGCCGAAAAGTTTGGCGCGTTCCTGCCGGCCGGCGGCGAGGCGCGGGCGGAGTGCCTGTCATGGCTGTTCTGGCAGATGGGCAGCGCGCCGTTTCTCGGCGGCGGTTTTGGCCATTTCTATGCCTATGCGCCGACCAAGATCGAATACGCCATCGACCGCTACGCCATGGAGGTGAAGCGCCAGCTCGATGTGCTCGATCGGCGCCTGGCCGACAACGAGTTTCTCGCAGGCAAGGACTACACGATCGCCGACATGGCGACATGGCCGTGGTACGGCGCATTGGCAAAAGGTCTGGTCTATGGCGCCGGCGAATTTTTGTCGGTGCACGAGTACAAGAATGTGCAGCGCTGGACCGACGCGATCGCCAAGCGTCCGGCGGTGAAGCGCGGGCGCATGGTCAATCGCATCTCCGGCGATCCGGCCAGCCAGTTGCACGAGCGGCACGAGGCCAGCGATTTCGATACGAAGACGCAGGACAAGATCGGCGAGACCGCCAAGACGTAA